The sequence below is a genomic window from Nostoc flagelliforme CCNUN1.
TCAATACAAACATGGCAGCAGTTCAAATCTTCTAAAGAGCGTTTAAGTTATCTATTTGATGCTTATATTCGTAGGATGCTCAAACGTCCTTATAAAGATAAACAACCTAAGCAGCAAAATAATCAACGTTGGTTAAGTTGGATGGCACATCGATTAATTGAGGAGAGTGCTACTGAGTTTTTGATTGAGAAAATGCAGCCTGATTGTTTGAAAAATAGAGTACAAAAAATTATTTATAATTTAATTGTATGGGGAGTTATAGGATCACTAATTTTTGGGTTGATTAGTTTGATTAGAAAGATTTATGGGATATATAACATATATAACATGCGGGGTTCAAACATGTTTTCAGAGGATATTCTTAACGGATTTTATTCATATACATATTCTAATTATAGTTGGCGGATTTCTGGGTTGATTGATGGGCTGATTCATGGGTTGATTTATGGGTTGATTTATGGGTTGATTTATGGGCTAATTGGTAATTTTATAGAAAAACAAATAGAAAAAATAATTATTTTAATTAATCCTCTAAAAATAATTAGTAAAACTACTACAAGTGGGCTGATTGTTGGGCTGATTATTGGGCTAGGAGTTGTTCTGATTAATGGGCAAGACTTGTGGCAGATTCTGACTAATTGGGATAATTATTCTCAGCAAATATTGCCGACTTCTAAGCAGTTGTTTGGGCAAAATTCTCTTATATATAAAGAGATAACTTCTTGGAACGTTACTTTATGGCTAGGAATACTCCTGATTTCTTGTCTAAGTTATGGGTTGATTCCTGGGCTATTTTTTGGGCTAATTGGAAATAAAATTCAGACAGTTGAAACTCTAAAATTTTATCCTAATAAGTTTTTAATTTGGCTGAAAAATGTGTTAAAGAATGGGGCAATTTTTGGACTAATTTTTGGACTGATTTCTGGGCTAATTTTGATGAAAAAAGATGAACCAATTTTTAAGATGATTTTATTTGTGATTCAGTCTACGATTGGATGGACAATTATATTTGCAATTTTATGGCTGTTTTTGAGTGCTATTTTTAAGCTTATTTCTGGAATAGAGGGACAGGAAATTGAAAATAAAAAAATTCCAAACCAAGGCATTCGGCAATCAGTTTTTAATGCTATGTTGTTATCAACAATCACCTTTGTATTTACATTTTTAATAATATTTGTATTTCAAATAAATTTAAAATTTAAAATTAATGTTATAGTCTTAATTGATAGCTTAAGTGTAGAAATAGCCTTTGGAGTACTTGTTGGAATACTCACATGTGGAATACCAGCCATTAAGCATTTTATACTGCGTGTAATTCTTTGGTCTAGTGGCTCTATTCCTTGGAACTATGCCAAATTTCTCAACTACTGTACCGATCGCTTATTTTTGCAACGAGTCGGTGGTAGTTATCGATTTATGCATGACCTGTTACGTCAGCACTTTGCTAATAAGTCGTATACACAAATAAGTTTAGCACCTGTCCAAGCAATTCCAGTAGAAACCTCTCCCCCACAAGTTCAAAATCACCTTGTCTGTAACAATTGTGGTCATCATAATTCTGTTAATAACAACTTTTGTATCAAGTGCGGAACTAAATTGAATCAACCACATATTTAATCCTCTGTTCTGATACGCTATTTGATAATTGCTCGCTACAACTTAGGGCGCTGCACATTTTTGAATCTTGATACAGCAAGCCTTTCAGAACATGAATAAAAATATGCTCGAACAGGGGGACTGAATCCAAAAAATTTCGCTGTTTCTAGAATTCGCTCCGTATAAGGGCATTTTTGTGGAACAAACGCGAACGGGCGGGTTTTTCCGATAAGGGCGCATGTCGCTTGTCGAAAATAACCTGCAACCATGAAGACAATTAAAATAAACGCCCTTAAAAATATTTTGTAAATGCTAACTTTTAATTGAATGTTGGTAAAACGATAAAAATCTGGCATACTGACGGTAACTCTACCCCTTGTTCGTCCAGTTTCATCATTTGTCTGCCCTGGATATCTTAGCCGATCGCCAATTACCGAAAGTTGGTAAAACGGAAAAAACTGAGCCTGCTGTATCCAGACGCAAGTCGCCAAATCAGCGCAGATACAAGAGTGTGCGATCGCGGGAATATTCAAAAAGATAATGGCTGAAGGCAAGTCCCAAAATTCACATTGAGTCAAGCTGCTAAATTGAAAAAACCCCGTTACTGGAATGTCAGTAACGGGTTCTATGTTAACTAGCTTGATTAATACGCCGTTTTAACTCAGCCTCTAATTGTTCTGGAGTGCTGACCACTACCCCCGGTTTCGCTCTCATGATGCTGAGGTAATGCTGAAATGCCTCCTCATCCTGGGGGTTTGATATCACATATTGTCTTAATTCTTGCTCATTAAGAGTTAAATAGTCTGTCATCGGATAATGTTCTCCCCATTACTAAGAATTTCTACTTGGATGGTTTCGCCTATCAAAATCACGATTCGGCTTGTCCTCTGATCAAATCTAACCAATGCTATATCTCTAAGTAAATTACTAGCCCGAACGCAAAAGTCAAAGAATGCTTTAAGTTGTTCGATGGTCGGTTCCATACCTCTTACCATTGAATAAAATTAAATCGGTTCATTCGTGACAAGTTAGGATAACATTGCTTTTGTCAATTATAAATTCCGCTGAAAAGTGAAGAGAGAATAAAATATCAAATTAAGCTAAGTACTTAGCTTAAGCAGAAAAGTGAATGATGAGTGCAAAAATTAAACGATCGCGCAAGCGCTGCCTAAGATTAGCTAAATTATACTGCTGGACAAATTGATTTCGCTGTTGTTGAGCTTTTTTGTGACGCTGCTCTAGGTAATTGTCGATTTCTTGGGGATGGGTGAGATAGTATGCGATCGCTGCGTATATCTCCCCTAAACAGAGAACGGGATACTGAACAGCAATTTCTTCAGGTGTAGAGCCGTTATGGTATGTTGCTAGCAAGCTATCGAGAGTAACACGGCTTTGACCGATGCGAATACCTCCAGCTTCATCCCAACGAAACGGTGGAGCGGTAACCTGAAATTCGATTTGAACGCTCATGGGGGCAATTCTTGGATCTGTGGTATTTCTGTCTTCAGTTTACTTTACCCGTTAAAGAGCGATCGCCCTTAGGGACTTCCAAATAAAAAAATATACCATCGCTATAGAGGCAGGGAGCAGGGAGCAGGGAGCAGGGAGCAGGGGGAGCAGGAGAAGATAAACTATTGATTATTGACCAATGCCTAATGCCCAATGCCCCATGCCCAATGCCCAATTAATTCAACGGCTCCATAATGGCTCTTAAACCGTTGGTATAGAGTGTTTTGAGCATTTCTTTAGCGTTATATTCACTGCTAAATACTCCTGCTTGCATAACTCTTTGACCTTGCCAAACAGTGGGAAACGCACCAGGAGCAAGGAATCGCACTAAATCTTGATCTTTATCAGTGAAGAGTGGAACTACTATGCGATAACGTATACCGAACTGTGTCGCAGATTTACTACCATAGGGAATACTTGCAGAACTTGTTCGTATATTGCGACTATTAGCAATAGGGATATTGCTATCAGGAAGTGGTAAAAGCGCTGAAGCACCTGGAGTAGCAGTTTCTAGTACTGGTAATGGCTGCTGTGTTTGATCCGTCATACTTGGAACTGGTGGCTGTGCAACTGAATTGGATGGGTACTCAGGAGCAGTAAACTCAATCGTATTAGGCTCAATCCGCACATAATTCAACTGTGGTGTATCAGGTGGCTGTGCTGGACTGGGAGTTACAACTCTTGAAGTGTTAGGTGGTATTTGTCTAGCCGACAAGCTGCTAGGAGTAGGAAAATCGGCAACTTTAGAGGTAGGTTGCTGTTGATTGGATATGGGCGTGGAAAGCGGCACATTGGCTGGCAACAATGGCAGCAGTTGATTGTTTAATTGTGCAGGAACAGGATTATTTGCTGAAATGCTGTTGCTGGTTTGGCTATTAGTAGTTTCAGAGATTTCGGGAGCGGAGAAGGTGATTTCCCCATTTGCTGGTATTTCTCGCAATACATTGTTGGGGGCAGGTGCGGGTTGAGAATTTTGTGTTGCAAGTGCTATTGTACCGTTGATATCTACCTTGCCAGTAATGCGATCGCTCACAAGGTTATTACCAGCAGCAGAAATCACCTGTTTAGCAGCACTGGCGTTAATATCGTAGCGAGCATTATTTTGAAATTGATTACCCCCAGGTTCGGATGCATTACCCAAATCTGGCATTGCTTGAGCGATCGCAACTAAACCATCTTCTTTATTATCTTGAATAACATTATTTCGTAAAATCGGGCGGGCCTTTGCTTGCACTACAATTCCCGATCTATTGTTTTGAATTTGATTCCCTATGACTATAGGAGCAGCATTTTGGGCAATATTGATGCCAAAACCCGTTTCGTGAAAGACATTTTCCTTCACTTGGGGATTGGAATTACCGGCAATTGTAATGCCATTGGCTCCATTGCCATCAAAATAATTCTTACTAATTGTGGGTGCAGCATTACCACAGACAGAAATCCCATCTTGGGTACTGCCAGTAAATGTATTTTCTGCGATTACCGGATTACTTGATTCAACCCATAAACCGTAACCACGACGGTTTGGGTTCGTTACCGTCACCCCAGTAAGTAAGGTTTGGTTTGCTCCAACAATTGTGACATTTTGACCGGCAAAGCTCCGGCTCAGATAATCACCACCTCCCTGAATTACAATATCCTTACCTTGATTGCTAGGGTTGCCTTGAATTGAAACACCCGGTTTCATTATTAAGGGAAATTCTTCTCCTGTCTCGGCGCTATAAGTGCCCGTGGAGAGCATAATTACAGTATTAGCATTAGCTAATCGCAACGCTTGGGTAATCGTTTTTATAGGAGCGGATTCGCTGCCATTGCCTGCTTTGTCATCTCCACCATTTGGGTTGACAAACAGCACGTTAACCTGAGAAGTTGTTTTTTCACCCAGAGGTACTGGATTTGGTATCGATGGCATCTGAGCAATGCCTTCTCTACGAGAGGCTTTGGCAACGGGGAGCTCCGCTAACGCGCCACCCAGGAACGCTATACTTGCCGCTCCCATGCCTATAGTAAAAGATAATACTGAAAAAATAAAAAATAAAAGCCTTGCTGATTTGAGAAACTTCAGCTTTGCAAGCATAACATCTACCTTATGGTACTTAGGAAACACACAATGGTGAATCATATTTAACACAACTCCTCGGAAGTAACCATAAATTCTTATACTCTCTAAGAGTATTATGTCGATAATATTACTCACATATTGACCGAGTGTCGATTTTTAAGACAGGGTAATAAATGATATTGTGTCTGTTCAACAATAGACCTCTTGCATAAATCAAAAATAAAGAACCCCACCCCGCATTTGAGTAAACTTACGCTCCCCTCCCCGATGCTTTGGGGAGGGGTTGGGAGTGGGGTGTTAGGGACTTTTGCAAGAGGTCTAATACCTTGTCCCAAAGGACACGCTACGCGATCGCCAAAATCCCCTCACTTCAAAATTTGTTGACTATCAGTGAGGCTATATATAGTTGTGAGCTTCAATAATCGGCTCGGATGATATTAGGACTTACGCATTGACAAGAAATATTAAATGAAATATTAAATATGG
It includes:
- a CDS encoding NACHT domain-containing protein; its protein translation is MTKNNESENRRSNIEEGNYNERIEGNYVQGNRNFIFNFRSQGNSEALTPAKHSQIRQALLKQVNLEVESRINSSLHNRVYIVLDVEQNPEQIELPWSSEIKVGHQPKIRLNNTDIINVFEQSDVAGRLLILGQPGSGKTTMLLKLAEELLKRAKDNSTHPVPVLFSLSSWKNDNQNIKDWLVDQLKDKYGLRKDIGKQWINNQEIIPLLDGLDELVAERQEKCVLKINDFLHPSNWTNALVVCSRIQEYQLYKTLLQLNNSLELYPFSHQKVEQYLQNTGNTKLWDSISHDADLSQLAKTPLLLNIIVLSAQEISIQTWQQFKSSKERLSYLFDAYIRRMLKRPYKDKQPKQQNNQRWLSWMAHRLIEESATEFLIEKMQPDCLKNRVQKIIYNLIVWGVIGSLIFGLISLIRKIYGIYNIYNMRGSNMFSEDILNGFYSYTYSNYSWRISGLIDGLIHGLIYGLIYGLIYGLIGNFIEKQIEKIIILINPLKIISKTTTSGLIVGLIIGLGVVLINGQDLWQILTNWDNYSQQILPTSKQLFGQNSLIYKEITSWNVTLWLGILLISCLSYGLIPGLFFGLIGNKIQTVETLKFYPNKFLIWLKNVLKNGAIFGLIFGLISGLILMKKDEPIFKMILFVIQSTIGWTIIFAILWLFLSAIFKLISGIEGQEIENKKIPNQGIRQSVFNAMLLSTITFVFTFLIIFVFQINLKFKINVIVLIDSLSVEIAFGVLVGILTCGIPAIKHFILRVILWSSGSIPWNYAKFLNYCTDRLFLQRVGGSYRFMHDLLRQHFANKSYTQISLAPVQAIPVETSPPQVQNHLVCNNCGHHNSVNNNFCIKCGTKLNQPHI
- a CDS encoding DUF6887 family protein; this translates as MTDYLTLNEQELRQYVISNPQDEEAFQHYLSIMRAKPGVVVSTPEQLEAELKRRINQAS
- a CDS encoding DUF6888 family protein, producing the protein MEPTIEQLKAFFDFCVRASNLLRDIALVRFDQRTSRIVILIGETIQVEILSNGENIIR
- a CDS encoding DUF433 domain-containing protein; translated protein: MSVQIEFQVTAPPFRWDEAGGIRIGQSRVTLDSLLATYHNGSTPEEIAVQYPVLCLGEIYAAIAYYLTHPQEIDNYLEQRHKKAQQQRNQFVQQYNLANLRQRLRDRLIFALIIHFSA
- a CDS encoding DUF1565 domain-containing protein → MIHHCVFPKYHKVDVMLAKLKFLKSARLLFFIFSVLSFTIGMGAASIAFLGGALAELPVAKASRREGIAQMPSIPNPVPLGEKTTSQVNVLFVNPNGGDDKAGNGSESAPIKTITQALRLANANTVIMLSTGTYSAETGEEFPLIMKPGVSIQGNPSNQGKDIVIQGGGDYLSRSFAGQNVTIVGANQTLLTGVTVTNPNRRGYGLWVESSNPVIAENTFTGSTQDGISVCGNAAPTISKNYFDGNGANGITIAGNSNPQVKENVFHETGFGINIAQNAAPIVIGNQIQNNRSGIVVQAKARPILRNNVIQDNKEDGLVAIAQAMPDLGNASEPGGNQFQNNARYDINASAAKQVISAAGNNLVSDRITGKVDINGTIALATQNSQPAPAPNNVLREIPANGEITFSAPEISETTNSQTSNSISANNPVPAQLNNQLLPLLPANVPLSTPISNQQQPTSKVADFPTPSSLSARQIPPNTSRVVTPSPAQPPDTPQLNYVRIEPNTIEFTAPEYPSNSVAQPPVPSMTDQTQQPLPVLETATPGASALLPLPDSNIPIANSRNIRTSSASIPYGSKSATQFGIRYRIVVPLFTDKDQDLVRFLAPGAFPTVWQGQRVMQAGVFSSEYNAKEMLKTLYTNGLRAIMEPLN